The sequence GTTTGTTGATGAAATGAGTCATAAGTGTTGATTCATCACTGTGGTAATTTCTGGGGCTGTGGTTCACTGTTGGTTTGTTCCTAAATGAGGTTTTCCTGCTGTACTCTATTCTCAGTGTATATTCATAGTATTCAGTCGCATGATTATAGCACAGAGCCCTGGAGAGCAAAACATCACAACGCGGTGGCGTAGAGTGGAAACTCCACTGAACTGTCGCATAAAAccatcaaactttttttttccatgccaTGAATGTGTGAATCAAacctccaaaaacagaaaaacaaagatttgtgAACAAACTGCAAGTTTTGGGCACCAGCCGCAGCATTTCTATCACCATCGTCCAGTCTGGTTTGGATCTGCCACCAAACAGGACCAGAAAGGACGATCAGGTCTGCGGAGCCGATTATGGGGCCGGACTTACACCGGCCCAGGGTCAGGAAACGGACCCACGCACCCCGGACACAAACGGTTCAAGCTTCAGCACGCCGAATCATCCCGCCACAGAAAGCGTTTCTGTCCCAACGCTGTCACTCTGTTTAACTCGCTGTTAACCATATGAACCGttgcactgttacacacacacacacacacgtatatattagctaaatgtaaatttaaaactatatttttctgtttttattttcttattttatttttcatatttaatgctTAGTTTCTGTACATTGAGAGCGAAGCTAACTGGAGTCAAATTTCTCGTTTTTGAGAGCAGAGAATCCGACTTCTCACACGGCCGCCAGGAGGAAAGCGTACAGAAGGACAGACGTTATCTTTACGGCGACCTGGACGGTTAAATAATGCCGTCATTTGGGaggtaaaagacaaaaaatgttcatcGTCAAAGAAAAGGTGAGTGCTAACGAAAACGAAGGCTAAGAAAAACTAAAGCCACGAAAACGAACCTTATCAGAAGGATCCCGAGACGACATGATGACtaaaactacaacaacaaaaacactctgTGTTTACTTCAGCTTTGACGAAATCCTAAGTACTCTGATGGCTGCCGTCCTTTACTCTCCTGAGAGACGGCGGCacgtaaaaacagaaatccacAATCTCGTCCTCTTTGGGTTTTCATTCTCAGACCGGATCCTGTTCAAGCACAAACCCCGCTTGTCTCTTCATCACTTCGTGCACCAGATTTAACAGCAAGCGTTTGACATTTTCGCAGAGCTAACCACGAACCTCAGCAGCACTTACCGTAAAGAGCCTGCGACGCGTGGATCCTCGCTGTCAGCTGGTAGGGCTGCTCCTGGTATTTGTGTGGTACAACCAGCGGCCTGGCCAACAAAGTGCTTTGGTAGAACAGagctgaggagaaaaaacaaatcatgtgtCCAAATGGGCgcaaaaaagatgaaattcAATCACAATATGAAcaataaaccacaaaaaaaacctctttaaaacactttaaataagtatttaagCACATCTCAACTCAGCACACAACAAATCTTTTATGGCAAAAGAtataaaacagttattttaaagagcatcctcctcatcctcttcctcctttctaATTTATAAATATGATATTGGGTCtttggatcaacatcacttttcatgtggtaattcagacgtctttcacgAGTATTGTAACCTCTGACGTctgaaaaattggtttgatttctttagaaaacatagGAACAAACATAAGGAGCaacttgagcaaaaaaaaaattgtttaagttgatttttaaaaaaagatctgaaaattaactggggggggggggattattagatattatcaaaaaaatcagaaatacatacatatatttttaattcttatacTTACATATTAtaagttatgttacagaatttttttttttttaactttttttcggattgttttcaggtaattttcttgtacctttatattaatttcttgctattttttctactctttcttgttaaattgttcattgcctttttctcttgtttttgaaataaatcaagccaatttgcttgtTTCAAAAATTACATACAGTACTAAACATTaggtaaaaaacaacacagtttaTGTTTTTCACACCCAATTTTAGTtggaaaaagacaacaaagacagcCAAAGGAGAACGGTGGCACGCAGCCTTAACCGCATGAACTTTTACTAAAATAGACTCTTGtttcactaaaacaacaaatctttaATGGCAAAAGATAAAGACAGCTATGTTAAAAAAGCATGACCTCCTCCCCAGCCTTTCTCTTTTATAAATATGGCATTGgatatttaactctttaacacctggatcaacttCAGTTatcatgtgctgcattcagatgccctTCACAAGTATTGTGACCTTTGACATCTGTTAAAATCAGTTTGACTTGAAAATGTAGGAAAGCCATtatgagaaacttggcaagaaatgtcccacaaattacaaaaaaactgtaaaaggaaagaaaaaaatacctgaaaatcagcTGTGGGGATATATAAttacatatagaaaaaaaagactatcaaattgtgttacagaaaaaaataaactttttaaaaatgtattcatttatttatttaggcttttttccaggtaattttcttgtaattttgtaCTAAgctcttgctaatttttgaccCTTCCTTGTTGAAATGCTCATGTCGTCTTGTCTTGTCTCTGAAAgtaatcaggtttcaaagggttacataCAGTCATAAAcaatgggttaaaaaaagaggTTATTTGGTTTCCACGCCCAATTTTAATTGGAAAATAACAACTAAGACATCCAAAGGAGGGCGGTGGCGAGCAGCATTTACCTCACATGAACCTTTAATAAAataggtttttggcttttttgtttgacttatacagtctatggtataTGCCGAATTAAAGACAAAGTCTTGCCAtttcagaatatattttttgttaagttttacCTGATGTGTAACTTTGTCAATATGAGTGTTAactttaaaatcacaaactttTGAACGGGGTTTGGCTTACAGTTCACTGATAACGTCACGCTCGTGCAGTCTGATGTCACCATGGCAGCAAATTTCAATTCCACCTCTGTGAACATCACCTTTTAAATATGCGGGAGCTCAAATTAACGATAAACAGAGACGGTGTCGGTGATAAACTAACACACATTAACACCTTTCTTGGCTAAAAGTCGTGAACTTGTCAGCAGCAGCCGAGTTTCCGCCGGCGGTCGTGATTTGTTCGCACTCAGCTCACATTCAGCTTCTCCCCCGACAAAACGTCCCGCTGCCCAGCGGCTCTAAAGCCAACAGGTGTGCTGAAAACGGAGAGAAAACCTGCAAACTAACAGAAGTACTCACGTTTGACTCCTCTGCGACACACAGAACTCAACCTGACGATCGCCGCCATGATGATCAACCAACCAAGGTCACCACGGTTACCCGGATG comes from Plectropomus leopardus isolate mb unplaced genomic scaffold, YSFRI_Pleo_2.0 unplaced_scaffold3145, whole genome shotgun sequence and encodes:
- the LOC121938732 gene encoding succinate dehydrogenase [ubiquinone] cytochrome b small subunit B, mitochondrial-like gives rise to the protein MAAIVRLSSVCRRGVKPLFYQSTLLARPLVVPHKYQEQPYQLTARIHASQALYAGSGSKAASLHWTAERVLSILLLAMGPVAYFNPGPVIDYSLAAALTLHGHW